The proteins below are encoded in one region of Saccopteryx leptura isolate mSacLep1 chromosome 1, mSacLep1_pri_phased_curated, whole genome shotgun sequence:
- the LOC136388605 gene encoding olfactory receptor 5B3-like, with amino-acid sequence MENHTEATYFILLGLTNSPKLQVPLFTMFTLIYLITLIGNLGMIVLILLDSHLHTPMYFFLSNLSLVDFCYSSTITPKVMAGFLTGNKVISYNACATQMFFFVVFATAENYLLASMAYDRYAAVCKPLHYTTTMTTGVCACLTIGSYVCGFLNASINIGDTFYLSFCTSNVIHNFFCDIPAVMTLTCTGNHINELILILISSFNVFLALFVIIISYVFIFITISKMHSKEGYQKALSTCASHLLAVSIFYGTVIIMYLQPSSSHSMDTDKIASVFYTMIIPMLNPMVYSLRNKEVKSAFKKIVEKTKLVS; translated from the coding sequence ATGGAGAATCATACAGAAGCGACTTATTTCATCCTGCTAGGACTAACCAATAGCCCAAAACTGCAAGTTCCCCTCTTTACAATGTTCACCCTCATTTACCTCATCACTCTGATTGGGAACCTGGGCATGATCGTGTTAATACTGCTGGACTCTCATCTCCACACTCCTATGTATTTTTTCCTTAGTAACTTGTCTCTGGTGGATTTTTGTTACTCCTCAACTATCACTCCAAAGGTGATGGCTGGGTTTCTAACAGGAAACAAGGTCATCTCCTACAATGCATGTGCCACTCAGATGTTCTTCTTTGTAGTTTTTGCCACTGCGGAAAATTATCTCTTGGCCTCAATGGCTTATGACCGCTATGCAGCAGTGTGCAAACCCCTACATTACACCACCACCATGACTacaggtgtgtgtgcatgtctgacCATAGGTTCATATGTCTGTGGTTTCCTAAATGCTTCTATTAACATTGGAGATAcattctatctctctttttgtaCGTCCAATGTGATTCATAATTTTTTCTGTGATATTCCAGCAGTCATGACTCTGACTTGCACTGGGAATCATATTAACGAACTGATTCTCATTCTTATTTCAAGCTTTAATGTCTTTCTTGCACTTTTTGTTATCATTATTTCCTACGTGTTCATATTTATTACCATTTCAAAGATGCACTCCAAAGAGGGATACCAGAAGGCTTTATCTACCTGTGCTTCTCACCTTCTTGCAGTCTCCATATTTTATGGGACTGTCATCATTATGTACTTGCAGCCAAGTTCCAGTCATTccatggacacagacaaaatTGCATCTGTGTTCTATACTATGATCATCCCCATGCTGAACCCTAT